From a region of the Sesamum indicum cultivar Zhongzhi No. 13 linkage group LG3, S_indicum_v1.0, whole genome shotgun sequence genome:
- the LOC105158885 gene encoding catalase isoform X1 has product MDLSKFRPSSAYNSPFMTTNTGTPVYNDNSSLTVGIRGPVLLEDYHLIEKLANFTRERIPERVVHARGASAKGFFEVTHDISHLTCADFLRAPGVQTPVIVRFSTVIHERGSPETIRDPRGFAVKFYTREVFGIFRQLCGLGFWMKSSTFFNLQMXXXXNFPVFFIRDAIKFPDVIHAFKPNPKSHIQENWRFLDFCSLLPESLNTFAWFYDDVGIPQDYRHMEGFGVHTFTLINKEGKVHYVKFHWKPTCGVKCLTEEEAIRIGGSNHSHATQDLYDSIAAGNYPEWKLFIQIMDPDHEDRFDFDPLDVTKIWPEDILPLMPVGRLVLNRNVDNFFAENEMLAFSPSMIVPGIYFSNDKMLQTRIFAYADTQRHRIGPNYLQLPVNAPKCPHHNNHHDGAMNFMHRDEEVNYFPSRYDPCRHAEKFPIPPVVLSGQRVKTVIEKENNFKQPGDRYRSWAPDRQERFIRRWIDALSDPRLTAEIRSIWVSYWTQADKSLGQKLASRLNVRPAM; this is encoded by the exons ATGGATCTATCTAAg TTCCGTCCATCAAGTGCGTACAATTCACCTTTCATGACCACAAACACTGGAACTCCAGTGTACAACGATAATAGCTCTTTGACTGTTGGAATCAGAg GTCCAGTGCTCCTTGAAGATTACCATCTCATAGAGAAGCTTGCCAATTTCACGCGCGAGAGGATCCCGGAGCGTGTCGTCCACGCTAGAGGTGCAAGCGCCAAGGGATTCTTCGAGGTGACTCATGATATTTCTCACCTCACCTGTGCTGATTTCCTTCGGGCTCCCGGAGTTCAGACGCCCGTCATCGTTCGGTTCTCCACCGTCATCCATGAGCGCGGCAGCCCTGAAACGATCCGGGACCCCAGAGGATTTGCCGTCAAGTTTTACACCAGAGAGGTATTTGGGATTTTTCGTCAACTTTGTGGTTTAGGGTTTTGGATGAAGAGTAGTACATTTTTTAATCTGCAAATGTNNNNNNNNNNCAACTTCCCGGTGTTCTTCATCCGGGACGCGATCAAGTTCCCTGATGTGATCCACGCCTTTAAGCCCAACCCGAAATCCCACATCCAGGAGAATTGGCGGTTCCTCGACTTCTGTTCCCTCCTGCCGGAGAGTCTCAACACCTTCGCTTGGTTCTACGACGATGTCGGCATCCCCCAGGATTACAGGCACATGGAGGGCTTCGGTGTTCACACCTTTACTCTGATCAACAAGGAGGGGAAGGTCCATTACGTTAAATTCCACTGGAAACCCACTTGCGGCGTCAAATGCCTGACGGAGGAAGAAGCTATTCGGATCGGAGGTTCCAACCACAGCCACGCCACACAGGATCTCTACGATTCAATTGCCGCCGGGAACTACCCGGAGTGGAAGCTCTTCATTCAGATCATGGACCCGGATCATGAGGACAGATTCGATTTCGACCCGCTTGATGTGACCAAGATTTGGCCCGAAGACATTTTGCCCCTGATGCCCGTGGGTCGGTTGGTGTTGAATAGGAACGTTGACAACTTCTTTGCAGAGAATGAAATGCTTGCGTTTTCCCCATCTATGATTGTGCCTGGGATTTACTTTTCTAACGACAAGATGCTCCAGACCCGGATATTTGCTTATGCGGATACCCAGAGGCACCGTATCGGGCCCAACTATCTCCAGCTCCCGGTTAATGCTCCCAAGTGCCCCCATCATAACAATCACCATGACGGTGCCATGAACTTCATGCACAGGGATGAGGAG GTGAACTACTTCCCGTCGAGGTACGACCCTTGTCGCCATGCTGAGAAGTTCCCCATTCCTCCGGTGGTGTTGTCTGGGCAGCGTGTGAAG ACTGTCATCGAGAAGGAGAACAACTTTAAGCAGCCTGGAGACAGATACCGTTCGTGGGCGCCAGACAG GCAGGAGAGATTCATCCGTCGATGGATTGATGCCTTATCCGACCCCCGCCTCACTGCTGAGATCCGTAGCATCTGGGTCTCATACTGGACTCAG GCTGACAAGTCTCTTGGTCAGAAACTCGCATCCCGTCTCAATGTGAGGCCAGCAATGTGA
- the LOC105158883 gene encoding probable serine/threonine-protein kinase PIX13, which produces MGTCWPKPVDNHSTANTRPPSPVRSNNNDAAARSNNQSTAVGDRGGGGGPAVPPSGRIITPNLKMFTLEDLKSATRNFRPDTVLGEGGFGRVFKGYIDEKTYAPSRVGVGMPVAVKKSNPDSEQGLKEWQAEVKFLGKFSHPNLVKLLGYCWEERQFLLVYEYMQKGSLENHLFRKDAAEPIPWDVRINIAIGAARGLAFLHNTEKQVIYRDFKASNILLDAEYNAKLSDFGLAKLGPVDGNSHVTTKVVGTYGYAAPEYMATGHLYVKSDVYGFGVVLLEIITGLRVLDLNRPGGQTNLVEWAKPSLPDKKKLRKLIDPRLQGNYPPKAAYGAAELILSCLEPDPKCRPGMEEVLESLEQIRAIQMTPKESRAQSKPDPPHGNHHHHYGQRPPRHTHHGAVGARANGSGQRQHNNLKLARSY; this is translated from the exons atgGGAACCTGCTGGCCTAAGCCTGTTGATAATCATTCCACCGCCAACACCAGACCCCCCAGCCCAG TCCGTAGCAACAACAACGACGCGGCGGCGAGAAGTAACAATCAGTCCACGGCTGTGGGTGATCGAGGAGGTGGAGGCGGGCCGGCGGTGCCGCCGAGCGGGCGGATCATCACACCCAACCTGAAAATGTTCACATTAGAAGATCTGAAGAGCGCGACGAGGAATTTCAGACCCGATACGGTGCTGGGTGAAGGAGGGTTCGGGAGGGTTTTCAAGGGGTATATTGATGAGAAAACGTACGCGCCGTCCAGGGTTGGGGTCGGAATGCCTGTAGCTGTCAAGAAGTCTAATCCAGACAGTGAACAAGGCCTCAAAGAATGGCAG GCGGAGGTAAAATTCTTGGGGAAATTCAGCCACCCGAATCTTGTAAAATTATTGGGTTACTGCTGGGAGGAACGACAGTTCCTCCTCGTCTACGAATATATGCAGAAGGGAAGCTTGGAAAATCATCTCTTCAGAA AGGATGCAGCAGAGCCAATTCCATGGGATGTAAGGATTAATATAGCAATAGGAGCAGCTCGTGGGCTTGCTTTCTTGCACAATACAGAAAAACAGGTCATTTACAGAGATTTCAAGGCTTCCAACATTTTACTTGATGCG gAATACAATGCAAAGCTCTCAGATTTTGGACTCGCTAAGTTAGGTCCGGTAGACGGGAATTCACACGTAACAACAAAGGTTGTCGGGACTTATGGCTATGCTGCCCCCGAGTACATGGCCACAG GTCACTTATACGTGAAGAGCGACGTCTATGGTTTTGGTGTGGTATTATTGGAAATAATAACGGGCCTGCGGGTGCTGGACCTGAACCGGCCCGGAGGGCAGACTAATTTGGTGGAATGGGCTAAGCCTTCTCTACCCGACAAGAAGAAGTTGAGAAAGCTAATCGATCCGCGGCTTCAAGGCAACTACCCTCCCAAGGCAGCATATGGGGCAGCAGAACTCATACTAAGTTGCCTTGAACCCGACCCGAAGTGTCGGCCCGGGATGGAGGAAGTATTGGAGTCTTTGGAACAAATTAGAGCAATTCAAATGACGCCCAAAGAATCAAGAGCCCAATCGAAGCCCGATCCACCGCATGGGAACCATCATCACCACTATGGGCAACGGCCTCCCCGTCACACCCACCACGGGGCTGTCGGAGCTAGGGCCAACGGTTCCGGGCAACGGCAGCATAATAATCTAAAGTTGGCCCGGAGTTATTGA
- the LOC105158884 gene encoding protein NLP5-like, whose product MEEGVLPLSTVLGTPSDTFMDLDYMDELLMEGCWLEANGSEFSQFDCSTPISPFEPSFAWPVPVLEANNGESGGSPSKDGHEERQRSSFPENLSISQSQGPQHYKKPVSHVENICNAFGSSAQSENYLLEVSELTKRWWIGPRASTPVMDRLIQALGYIKDRSRDKDVLIQVWVPVIRGGKRVLTTSNQPFSLEVNCPRLAHYREISVNFQFPAEEDSKEVVGLPGRVFRSKVPEWTPDVRFFTRDEYPRVGHAQQYDVRGTLAVPVLEQGSRSCLGVIEVVLTTQKIQYRPELESVCKALEAVDLRIAEVSSTQNVKTTDLSYQAALPEILEVLRSACGTHGLPLAQTWVQCTLQGNGGCRHSDENLRNCVSPVDSACYIGDSRIQGFHDACSEYHLLKGQGIVGRAFRTNQPCFSPDITAYNKTEYPLSHHARMFGLKAAVAIRLRSICTGSADFVLEFFLPMNCKDPEEQKKLLTSLSTIIQNVCRTLRVVSEKELLEESGLADEAANTPVMSISKEVHKVDHAQFLQPFPSQVNHQESGSAVSPFQNGKSGEVLAESSDVRLAQPDSNPREGVTFDTNTSTSGDGSSLYTNKTGEKRRIKGEKTITLQVLRQHFAGSLKDAARNLGVCPTTLKRICRQHGIQRWPSRKIKKVGHSLQKIQRVIDSVQGASGVLQIESFYSNFPELASPNASRTTPFSHSKSTDNLRPLEGQLESSVLRPPAAASVSPSSSGSQSSSSSQCCSSGAQPNSYSTSVAGVEDPVVKEEPDNSMFKRTKSDANLHFSSDGPKLLPRSQSHVSFCWPDKPGNPPLAAEGGSQKPQQGDPPRIKVTYGEDTIRFRMQNNWKYKDLLQEISRRFGVENSSGFHLKYLDDDAEWVLLTCDADLEECIDVCRSSRSQTIKLSFLSGSQTQFGRSSGFRYPLSL is encoded by the exons ATGGAGGAAGGTGTTCTTCCTCTCAGTACAGTTCTTGGAACTCCATCTGATACCTTTATGGATTTGGATTACATGGATGAACTGTTAATGGAAGGGTGTTGGTTGGAGGCAAATGGATCTGAGTTCTCACAGTTTGATTGTTCGACTCCGATTTCGCCTTTTGAACCTTCGTTTGCATGGCCGGTTCCGGTTCTTGAAGCCAATAATGGTGAATCTGGTGGGAGCCCATCTAAGGACGGCCACGAGGAGAGGCAAAGATCATCTTTCCCTGAGAATCTGTCCATCAGTCAATCTCAGGGCCCACAGCATTACAAGAAACCCGTGTCTCATGTTGAGAATATATGTAATGCCTTTGGTTCATCAGCTCAGTCTGAGAATTATTTGCTTGAAGTTTCTGAACTGACCAAACGGTGGTGGATTGGGCCGAGAGCTTCAACGCCGGTGATGGACCGATTGATTCAGGCTCTTGGTTATATCAAAGATCGCTCGAGAGATAAAGATGTGCTTATTCAAGTTTGGGTGCCGGTTATTAGAGGGGGCAAGCGTGTGCTGACCACGAGTAATCAACCTTTTTCTCTTGAAGTTAACTGCCCAAGGCTTGCTCATTACAGAGAAATCTCTGTGAATTTTCAGTTCCCTGCCGAGGAAGATTCAAAAGAGGTTGTGGGATTGCCTGGCAGGGTCTTTAGGAGTAAGGTCCCAGAGTGGACGCCTGATGTTCGGTTCTTTACAAGGGACGAGTACCCGAGAGTTGGTCATGCTCAGCAATATGATGTTCGAGGTACCCTTGCAGTTCCAGTTCTCGAACAAGGTAGTCGCAGTTGTCTGGGAGTAATCGAAGTTGTCTTGACCACACAGAAGATCCAATATCGTCCAGAACTTGAAAGCGTCTGCAAAGCCCTTGAG GCTGTTGATCTGAGGATTGCTGAAGTTTCAAGCACTCAGAACGTCAAG ACGACTGATTTGTCTTACCAAGCGGCATTACCTGAAATTCTTGAGGTTTTGAGATCTGCTTGTGGAACACATGGACTGCCGCTGGCTCAGACTTGGGTCCAGTGCACCTTACAAGGTAACGGAGGATGTCGGCACTCTGACGAAAACTTGAGAAACTGTGTTTCCCCAGTCGATTCTGCTTGCTACATAGGTGATTCCCGTATTCAGGGGTTTCACGATGCTTGCTCTGAGTACCACTTGTTAAAAGGTCAAGGTATCGTCGGTCGGGCATTTAGAACTAACCAACCTTGTTTCTCGCCTGACATAACTGCTTATAACAAGACGGAGTACCCTCTTTCCCACCACGCGAGGATGTTTGGACTAAAAGCTGCTGTGGCCATACGTCTAAGGAGTATCTGCACTGGTTCGGCTGACTTTGTTTTGGAGTTCTTCTTGCCCATGAACTGTAAGGACCCTGAAGAACAGAAGAAATTGCTCACTTCCTTGTCTACCATTATACAAAATGTTTGCCGGACTTTACGAGTTGTCTCGGAGAAAGAGTTGCTGGAAGAATCTGGCTTGGCAGATGAAGCAGCAAATACTCCAGTAATGAGTATTAGCAAAGAAGTCCACAAAGTAGATCATGCACAGTTTTTGCAGCCTTTTCCCAGTCAAGTGAACCATCAGGAAAGTGGCAGTGCAGTTTCCCCGTTCCAGAATGGAAAATCTGGAGAAGTGTTGGCTGAATCGTCAGACGTTAGGTTAGCTCAACCTGATTCTAATCCAAGAGAAGGTGTAACTTTTGACACAAACACTTCAACCTCTGGCGATGGTAGCTCGCTCTACACGAACAAAACAGGCGAGAAAAGACGCATCAAAGGAGAGAAAACTATAACACTGCAAGTTCTTCGGCAACACTTCGCCGGAAGCCTAAAGGACGCTGCAAGGAATCTCGGTG TTTGTCCCACCACTTTGAAGAGGATATGCAGGCAGCACGGAATACAGCGTTGGCCTTCTCGCAAGATCAAGAAAGTTGGTCACTCCCTACAAAAGATCCAACGGGTGATTGACTCCGTCCAGGGTGCCTCTGGCGTTTTGCAGATCGAGTCTTTCTACTCTAACTTCCCCGAACTTGCATCCCCAAATGCATCGAGAACAACCCCATTCTCACATTCCAAATCAACGGACAACCTAAGGCCCTTGGAGGGACAACTGGAGAGCAGCGTTCTGAGGCCTCCAGCTGCTGCATCTGTGTCACCTTCCTCTTCCGGTAGTCAGAGTTCGAGCTCAAGTCAATGTTGTTCTAGTGGGGCACAGCCAAATTCTTACTCAACGAGTGTTGCGGGGGTTGAGGATCCAGTGGTTAAAGAAGAACCTGATAATAGCATGTTCAAGAGAACGAAAAGTGATGCAAATTTGCACTTCTCAAGTGATGGACCGAAGCTCCTCCCGAGGTCCCAAAGCCATGTATCCTTTTGTTGGCCCGACAAACCAGGAAATCCGCCACTGGCAGCAGAAGGCGGCAGCCAAAAACCTCAACAAGGAGACCCTCCACGGATAAAAGTCACGTACGGGGAGGACACTATTCGGTTCCGCATGCAAAATAACTGGAAATACAAAGATTTACTGCAAGAGATCTCCAGGCGATTTGGGGTGGAGAACTCAAGTGGATTTCACCTCAAGTACTTGGACGATGACGCTGAATGGGTACTACTAACATGCGACGCCGATCTGGAGGAGTGCATTGACGTATGTCGATCGTCAAGGAGTCAAACGATTaagctctcttttctctctggTTCCCAAACGCAATTTGGTAGGTCTTCCGGTTTTAGATACCCTTTGTCATTATAG